One Negativicoccus succinicivorans genomic window, CGTTTCTCGTCGATTGACCGCGCGCGTTTCGGCGAAATCGAAGACATTACGGATAAAGGTTACTACACCAATAGTTACCACGTGGACGTACGCGAACCGATCAGCGTCTTTGATAAATTCTGTTTCGAATCGGAATTCCAAAAACTTTCGACCGGCGGCTGCATCTCGTATGCGGAAATTCCGAATATGAGCGGCAACGTCGATGCGGTACTGACGATGATGCGCTTTATTTACGACAATATCTGCTATGCGGAATTTAATACCAAATCGGATTACTGTCATGTCTGCGGCTTTGACGGTGAAGTCAAAGTCAATGACGACATCCAGTGGGAATGCCCGCGTTGCCACAACACCGATCGCAATCTGTTGACTGTCATCCGTCGGACATGCGGTTACCTCGGTGAAAACTTCTGGAACGAAGGTCGCACGAAAGAAATCCGTGACCGCGTCCTCCATATCTGAGGCGCGCATGCGTTACGGACAAATCCGGCACTACGATATTGCCAACGGTGAAGGCATTCGGACAAGCATTTTTGTCACGGGCTGCACTCACAATTGTCCGAATTGCTTCAACGTCGAATACCAGAATTTTCAGGCCGGTAACCTTTGGACGGACAAGGAAACCGCGACGGTGGTCGACTACATCAATGACCCGAATGTGGCGGGTCTGACCCTTTTGGGCGGCGAGCCCATGCAAAATGTCGAGGGACTGATCGAGGTCGTGCGCGCCGTGCGGGCGGCCCAGCCGCAAAAAAACATTTGGGTGTATTCCGGCTACACCTGGGAAGAGATTATCAGTGATCCCGTTCGATTATCGCTTCTGCGTCTGTGTGACGTGCTCGTTGACGGGCGTTTCGTGGACGCGTTGCGCGATCCCGCGTTGCGTTTCCGCGGCTCGTCAAATCAGCGCGTCATCGCGATCGGAGAATCTCTTTTGCAAGGAAAAGTAGTATTGCATCGGGATATTCACACGCATCGTCCGATTACGACGACAGCGGATACTTAATCAAAAAAAGACGGCTTTCGCCGTCTTTTTTGTTGTGAGAATAAAAATATCTGGTCATAAGAAGTTATTGAGCAATACGAGTGAATTTACGCTTTTCAAGTGCTTTACCGATAACGAATGATGAAGCGCAAAAGCGCAACGAATCAAAAAGCTCTTGAGGATCATCAAATAACAGTTTGTCCCTTGCCTTCTTTGTGCTATAATAAACGCGCATAGAATGGTGGCACGAACCATATATTCTAGTTGGAAACGTGTGATAGGATACTAGATCAAAAAAGGCGCTATTTTTCAATAGCGCCTTTTTTCTTGCTGTATGTACTACCTGAAACTCTTTGAATCCATTTATAAACGCTCAGGTCAAGGAGCTCTTTACGAAAAGATTTTTACTCGTTGCCCGCGCCTTTCACTTTTCCGGGCACGCGTTCCGGTGTTTCATCACCGTCGTCGTTATCACTCTTAGCGGATGATTTTTTATCTTTCTTTTTGCCGTCTTTATCCTTCTTGTCTTTATCTTCGTCTTTTTTGTCAGATTCCGAGGCCGGCTGGTAAAAACCTTCCGCGGCGATTCCCTCGACACCCGCCGGCGTCGGGAAACTATTGGCCGGCATGTCGGCGACGGCCGCATGCATAAAGTCACGCCAGATGGCCGCCGGAACGGTACCGCCCGTCAATCCCTGCAAGGTTCCGTCAAAGTCATCGCCGATCCAAACGGCCGCGGCGACGTCCGGCGTATAGCCGACAAACCACGCGTCTTTACTTTCGTCTGTTGTACCGGTTTTACCGGCCATGGGACGACCGATGTACGCATTGCCGCCCGTGCCGTGCAAGACGGCGGATTCGAGCATATTCGTAACAATGTACGCCGTTTTTTGACTGATGACCTGCGTGCCTTTAGCGGTATTTTCTTCCAATACATTACCGTTGCGGTCCACAATCCGAATGATCGCCAGCGGTTCCATATGCACTCCGCCGTTGGCCAGCACGCCGTACGCCGATGCCATATCGAGCGGAATGACGCCTTGCGTTAACCCGCCCAAGGCGGCGGCCAGGTTCTCATCATTGTTGCCGCCCTTGAAGACGAGCGTGCTGATGCCCATGTTTTCTGCATTGGCGAGGATATTATGCATGCCGACTTCCTGCGCGATTTTGACGGCCGGCACATTGACGGAATTCATCAAGGCCTGACGTAATGTCATTTTACCGCTGAATGTACGGCTGTAGTTTTGCGGACTCCAACCGGCGATTGTGACCGGCGAGTCGTCGACGATCGTGCCCGGGGTCATGCCTTTTTCCACGGCGCTGATGTAGACGAAGGGCTTAAATGCCGAGCCCGGCTGACGCACCGCTTGGGTGGCGCGGTTGAAATGGTCCGTGCCGCGTCCGCCGACCATCGCTAGAATATGGCCGTTGTGCGGATCGATGGCGACGATAGCGCCTTGCGGTTGCCGCAAGCCGTTGGCGTCGGTGTAGAAGTCCGGCAGATTCGCTTCCAGCGAGCGTTCCGCCGCTTCCTGCATATCCAGATCCAACGTCGTGTAAATTTTCAAGCCTTCTTTATAAAGCGCTTCCGCATCGTACTTGTCGCTGATCAGCTGCTCGATGTAGCTGATGAAATAGGAAGCGCGGGAGCCGCGAATCTGTTTCAGGCTTTCCTGTGAGCGCAAGCCCAAATCGGCCGCCTTGGCGGCGTCCGCGTCTTCTTGCGAGATGAAGCCGTACTTGGCCATCTGATTCAAAACCGTAGCCTGTCGCGTTTTCGCCGCTTCCAAATTGCTGAACGGGGAGTAGTAGTTAGGACTTTGCGGTAAACCGGCCAGGAGAGCGCATTGCGCCAAATCCAGTTCGCTTACCGGTTTACCGAAATAAATATTGGCCGCTGTCTGAATCCCGTAGGCGCCTTCACCAAAATAAATCTGGTTCATGTACATTTGCAAGATTTCGGGTTTGGTGTATTCGCGTTCGATCTGCAACGCCAAAATGGCTTCCTGGAATTTACGCTCCAAAGTCCGATTTTGCGTCAGGAATGCGTTGCGGGCCAGCTGTTGCGTAATGGTACTGCCGCCTTGCGCGATGCCGTTGTGCGTGATGTTGGCAAAGATCGCGCGCATGATGCCGCGGGGATCGATGCCGTGATGATCATAAAAACGGATATCTTCCGCCGCCAAAAAGGCATGCTGCAAATTCTCGGGGACCTGATCCAGCGAAACCGGTAACCGGTTTTCCTCCGCATGAATGGTCGTAATCAGGCGACCTTTGATGTCAAAAATCTGCGATGACGCCGCCGGGGTATCCGTTTGCTGCACATCGGGCAAATTGCTGATGGTAGCGCCGATAAATCCGCAACCGGCGCCCAGAAAAATGACCAGCGCGATAATCGCGGCGATAATGAGCGTACTTTTATTTGCACCGCGCTTTTTCCGTTTCCTTGCGCGCGCGCTCGAATGTCGCATAAATGCCTCCTTTTAATTATTCACATTTTTATTTATTATACCATTAATGGCATCTTTTATAAATTGCAGATCAAGGAGAGGAAAATATACTGTCAACAATAAAAAACCTCCCTTTGCAAGGGAGGTTTTGCCAATTCTTACTTGTTGTACAATTCGACGATGAGCGTTTCGTTGATGTCGTTCGCGAACGGCAATTCTTCACGCAGCGGGAGACGGGTGTAAGTGCCTTCCCATTTGTCGAAGTTCTTTTCTATATAAGGCAGCTCGAAGGAACGAACTTCCTGGAAGCTGGCTTTGAACATTTCATTGGCACGTTGATCTTCTTTCAACGAGATGACCTGACCCGGGGTTACGTTATACGACGGGATGTCAACGCGTTTGCCGTCAACGAGGATCAAGCCGTGGTTCACCATCTGGCGAGCCTGACGGATCGAACGCGCGAAGCCGATGCGATAGACGAGGTTGTCCAGGCGGCTTTCGAGGAGGAAGAGAAGGTTTTCACCGACGATGCCTTCCATTTTACGCGCTTTGACGTAGTAACGGTAGAACTGACGTTCCAATAAATTGTAGATCGCTTTAACTTTCTGTTTTTCCAAGAGCTGGGTGCCGTATTCCGAGATTTTACGCGGGCGGCGCTCTTTGGACTGCCGTTTTAACGCTTTCGGATGACCGTAGATGTTGAGGTCAAACCGTCGGCTCGCCTTAAAACGTGCGTTCCGATTTGTTGCCATGCAATCACTCCTTTACAAATTTGGCAATAGCTTGTTTACAAGCTTTACAAGTGTACCATGAATATTGTTTCGTGTCAATCATAAATTGCACGTCGGGAA contains:
- a CDS encoding transglycosylase domain-containing protein, which translates into the protein MRHSSARARKRKKRGANKSTLIIAAIIALVIFLGAGCGFIGATISNLPDVQQTDTPAASSQIFDIKGRLITTIHAEENRLPVSLDQVPENLQHAFLAAEDIRFYDHHGIDPRGIMRAIFANITHNGIAQGGSTITQQLARNAFLTQNRTLERKFQEAILALQIEREYTKPEILQMYMNQIYFGEGAYGIQTAANIYFGKPVSELDLAQCALLAGLPQSPNYYSPFSNLEAAKTRQATVLNQMAKYGFISQEDADAAKAADLGLRSQESLKQIRGSRASYFISYIEQLISDKYDAEALYKEGLKIYTTLDLDMQEAAERSLEANLPDFYTDANGLRQPQGAIVAIDPHNGHILAMVGGRGTDHFNRATQAVRQPGSAFKPFVYISAVEKGMTPGTIVDDSPVTIAGWSPQNYSRTFSGKMTLRQALMNSVNVPAVKIAQEVGMHNILANAENMGISTLVFKGGNNDENLAAALGGLTQGVIPLDMASAYGVLANGGVHMEPLAIIRIVDRNGNVLEENTAKGTQVISQKTAYIVTNMLESAVLHGTGGNAYIGRPMAGKTGTTDESKDAWFVGYTPDVAAAVWIGDDFDGTLQGLTGGTVPAAIWRDFMHAAVADMPANSFPTPAGVEGIAAEGFYQPASESDKKDEDKDKKDKDGKKKDKKSSAKSDNDDGDETPERVPGKVKGAGNE
- the rpsD gene encoding 30S ribosomal protein S4, which translates into the protein MATNRNARFKASRRFDLNIYGHPKALKRQSKERRPRKISEYGTQLLEKQKVKAIYNLLERQFYRYYVKARKMEGIVGENLLFLLESRLDNLVYRIGFARSIRQARQMVNHGLILVDGKRVDIPSYNVTPGQVISLKEDQRANEMFKASFQEVRSFELPYIEKNFDKWEGTYTRLPLREELPFANDINETLIVELYNK
- the nrdG gene encoding anaerobic ribonucleoside-triphosphate reductase activating protein, giving the protein MRYGQIRHYDIANGEGIRTSIFVTGCTHNCPNCFNVEYQNFQAGNLWTDKETATVVDYINDPNVAGLTLLGGEPMQNVEGLIEVVRAVRAAQPQKNIWVYSGYTWEEIISDPVRLSLLRLCDVLVDGRFVDALRDPALRFRGSSNQRVIAIGESLLQGKVVLHRDIHTHRPITTTADT